The sequence below is a genomic window from Streptomyces sp. B21-105.
CCGGGTGTCGGCCGGGGGGCTGGCCGGGAGTCCGCCGGGGCCGGCGGCACCGGCACGCCCCAAGGGTGCCGCGTCGCATGCGTGGGTGGCTGGAAACAGCCCTGCCCCACGCACCCCGCGCGCTCGCCCGTCCGACAACTCCCCTACCGCGGCGGCCTCGTTGACGACTCACGAGGCCGCCGCGCCGTTCTTCGCTTCACCGGGGAAACGAGCGAACCACACCCGGTCCACCCCCGTGGCGCTCTCTCCACCCTCGATACACAGGCTGTGCTCGGAAAGCGGGCAGACACCGCTCACGGCGTCCCGCTCTCCGGGGCCGCCTTCTGGACAACAGATGAGGTTAGGCTAACCTACCTTCGAACCGTCCTCGGGTGATCCACCCCGTCCGAAAGTAGCCAGAGACATGTCCAACGTCAGAGCCGCCCGTCTCTCCCGCCGCGGCATCCTCGCCGCCGGTGGCGCCCTCGGCCTCGGCGCCGCGCTCGCAGCCTGCGGGGACGAGGACGCGACGGCCACGGGCTCCGGATCGCCGGCGAGCGCCTCCGCCAAGTCCGGTCCCTGGAGCTTCAAGGACGACCGCGGCACCACGGTGAAGCTGGACGCGATCCCCGCGAACATCGTCGCCTTCACCGGCGTCGCCGCCGCCCTCTTCGACTACGGCATCCAGGTCAAGGGCGTCTTCGGCCCGACGAAGACCGCCGCGGGCAAGGCCGACGTCCAGGCCGGCGACATGGACGTCAGCAAGGTGACCGTCCTCGGCAACGTCTGGGACGAGTTCAACGTCGAGAAGTACGCGGCCCTCGCGCCCGACGTCCTCATCTCCACGACGTTCGACAGCGCCGGCACCCTCTGGTACGTCCCCGAGGCCTCCAAGGACAAGATCGCGAAGCTCGCCCCGAGCGTCGCCGTCTCGGTCTACGACCGTCAGCTGACCGCGCCGCTGCAGCGCATGTGGGAGCTGGCCGAGTCGCTCGGCGCCGACATGACGGCGACCGCGGTCACCGACGCGAAGAAGAAGTTCGAGGCCGCCGCGGCCCGGCTGCGCGCCGCCGCCAAGGCCAAGCCCGACATCAAGGTGATGGCCGGTTCCGCGAGCGCCGAGCTGTTCTACGTCTCCGGCACCGACCTCTCCGTCGACCTGGAGTACTTCAAGTCCCTCGGCGTGAACTTCGTCGAGCCGCCGGAGAGCGCCAAGGCCCAGGGTGGCGGCTGGTACGAGTCGCTGAGCTGGGAGAACGTCGACAAGTACCCGGCCGACATCATCATGATGGACGACCGCTCCTCGACCATCCAGCCCGCCGACATCACCGAGGCGACCTGGAAGAAGCTGCCCGCGGTGAAGGCCGGCCAGGTCATCGCGCGCTCGCCCGAGCCGATCCTGTCGTACGACAAGTGCGTGCCGCTGCTGGACGACCTCGCCGCCGCGCTGGAGAAGGCGAAGAAGGTTTCCTGACCCTCGGGCGGCTCGGGTGAACGCAGCCGGGCCACCCCTCCCCGCCGACAGGAGCACCCCCGTGACCACGGCCGTCGCCGCACCTTTCCGCTTCTTCTCGCTCCGGGTCGTACGGACCGGACGGCCCGGGTCGTCGCTCGTCCGGGTCACCTTCGCCGGGGAGGACCTCGAGCACTTCCTCTCCGACGGGCGCGACCAGTCGCTGTCGCTGTTCCTGCCCCACCCGGGGCAGGACGCGCCCGCCGTCCCCTATGGACTCGGGGAGGGCTGGTGGCAGGCGTGGCGTGAACTGCCGGACGGGGTGCGGGCGGTGATGCGGTCGTACACCCTGCGCGCCCTGCGCCGCGACGCGCTCGGCCGCACCCGGGAGATCGACATCGACTTCGTGCTGCACACCCCGGCCGGTCCCGCCTCCGCGTGGGCCTCCCGCGCGGCCGCCGGGGACCGGGTGGTGCTGCTCGGCCCGGCCGTGGCCGACAACCGGGCGATCCGGTTCCGGCCGCCGCACGACACCGACCTGGTGCTGCTGTGGGGCGACGAGAGCGCCTTGCCGGCTGTCGCGTCGATCCTGGAGTCCCTGCCGGCCGGGCAACGCGCCCGGGTGTGGCTGGAGACGCACGACGCGGGAAACGTACGGGAGTTGGCGACGGCGGCGGACGCCGAGGTCACCTGGTCGGTCGGGGAGGGCTCCGTCGACGCCGTGCGCGCCGCCCGGCTGCCGGCCGCGACGCGTCCGTACGTCTGGATCGCGGGCGAGTCGGGGTGCGTGAAGGCGCTGCGCCGGCACTTCGTCCAGGAGCGCGGCATCGACCGGCGCCGGGTCACCTTCGTCGGGTACTGGCGCCAGGGCATGAGCGAGGAGCAGCTCCGCGAGGCGGAGTAGGCGTCCCGGCGTCCCGGCGTCCCGGCGTCCCGACCACCGTGCCCGCGCGGACAGTTGCGCCGGGCACGGTCGTGATCACGGTCACGGCACAGGCACGACCTCGATCGCTCAACTTAGGTTAGGCTAACCTAAGTTGAATCCTCGATTCCGCCCCTTCGCCGTCCACCCGCGGACCCCGCCCCGTCCCCACCCCCGGAGGACCCCACCATGCGCTCGCACCTGCTCAATGACACGACCGCTGAGCGGTACCGCCGCTCCGTGACCGAAGGAGTCGAGCGGGTCGCCGCCAAACTGGCCACCATCCAGCGGCCGTTCACCGGCATCACGGTCGACGACCTCGCGCCCCGCATCGACGCCGTCGACCTCGACCGGCCCCTGGGCGACACCACCGCCGTACTCGACGAGCTGGAGGAGGTGTACCTCCGTGACGCGGTCTACTTCCACCACCCGCGCTACCTCGCCCACCTCAACTGCCCGGTCGTGATCCCCGCCGTGCTGGGCGAGGCGGTCCTGTCCGCCGTCAACTCCTCCCTGGACACCTGGGACCAGTCGGCGGGCGGCACCCTCATCGAGCGCAAGCTGATCGACTGGACGACCGCCCGCATCGGCCTCGGGCCCGCCGCCGACGGCGTGTTCACCTCCGGCGGCAGCCAGTCCAACCTCCAGGCACTGCTGCTCGCCCGCGAGGAGGCGAAGTCGGACTCCCCGGCGAGACTGCGCGTCTTCGCCTCCGACGTCGGCCACTTCAGCGTGAAGAAGTCCGCGAAGCTCCTGGGCCTCGAGCCGGACGCCGTGGTCTCCGTCCCCGTCGACCACGACAAGCGCATGCAGACGGTCGCGCTCGCCCGCGAGCTGGAGCGCTGCGAGCGGGCCGGACTCGTCCCGATGGCTGTCGTCGCCACCGCCGGCACCACCGACTTCGGCTCGATCGACCCGCTGCCCGAGATCGCCGAGCTGTGCCGGCAGTTCGGCGCGTGGATGCACGTCGACGCCGCGTACGGCTGCGGGCTGCTCGCCTCCGTGAAGCACCGGAACCGCATCGACGGCATCGAGCGCGCCGACTCCGTCACCGTCGACTACCACAAGTCCTTCTTCCAGCCCGTGAGTTCGTCCGCCGTGCTGGTGCGGGACGCGGCCACGCTGCGCCACGCCACCTACCACGCCGAGTACCTCAACCCGCGCCGCATGGTGGACGAGCGCATCCCCAACCAGGTCGACAAGTCCCTGCAGACCACCCGCCGGTTCGACGCGCTCAAGCTGTGGATGACCCTGCGGACCATGGGCGCCGACGGCATCGGCCGGCTCTTCGACGAGGTCTGCGACCTGGCCGCCGAAGGCTTCGACCTGCTGGCCGCCGACCCGCGCTACGACGTCGTGGTCCAGCCGTCGCTCTCCACCCTCGTCTTCCGCTACATCCCCGCCGCCGTCACCGACCCGGCCGCGATCGACCGGGCCAACCTGTACGCCCGCAAGGCCCTGTTCGCCTCCGGTGACGCCGTGGTCGCGGGCACCAAGGTCGGCGCCCGCAACTACCTGAAGTTCACCCTGCTCAACCCCGAGACGACGACCGACGACATCGGGGCCGTCCTCGACCTGATCGCCGGCCACGCCGAGCAGTACCTGGGAGACTCCCTTGACCGCGCTTCCTGAGCCCGAGCCCGCGCCCGTGACCCAGATCCACGACTTCGTGGGCATCGGGCTCGGCCCGTTCAACCTCGGCCTCGCCTGTCTGACCGAGCCGATCGACGCGCTCGACGGCGTCTTCCTGGAGTCCAAGCCGCACTTCGAGTGGCACTCCGGGATGTTCCTGGACGGCGCCCACCTGCAGACCCCGTTCATGTCGGACCTGGTCACGCTGGCCGACCCGACCTCCCCGTTCTCCTTCCTCAACTACCTGAAGGAGAAGGGCCGGCTCTACTCGTTCTACATCCGCGAGAACTTCTACCCGCTGCGCGTCGAGTACGACGACTACTGCCGCTGGGCCGCCGACCAGCTGAGCAGCGTGCGGTTCTCCACGACCGTCGCCGAGGTGACCTACGAGGACGAGCTGTACGTCGTACGGACGACCGCCGGCGAGGAGTTCCGCGCCCGTCACCTCGTCCTCGGCACCGGCACGCCGCCGTACGTCCCGGAGGTCTGCGCGGGACTGGGCGGCGACTTCACGCACAACTCACGCTATCTCCAGCACAGGGCGGAGCTGCAGAAGAAGGAGTCGATCACGCTCGTCGGCTCCGGCCAGTCGGCCGCCGAGATCTACTACGACCTGCTCAGCGAGATCGACGTCCACGGCTACCGGCTCAACTGGGTGACCCGCTCGCCGCGCTTCTTCCCGCTCGAGTACACCAAGCTCACCCTGGAGATGACCTCCCCCGAGTACGCCGACTACTTCCGCGAGCTGCCGGAGCAGACCCGCTACCGGCTCACGGCCGAGCAGAAGGGCCTCTTCAAGGGCATCGCCGGCGACCTCGTCGACGAGATCTTCGACCTGCTCTACCAGAAGAACCTCGGCGGCCCCGTCCCCACCCGGCTGCTCACCAACTCCTCGCTCACCGGGGCGTCCTACGCCGACGGCGCCTACACGCTGTCCTTCCGCCAGGAGGAGCAGGGCAAGGACTTCGAGCTGACCTCCCAGGGGCTCGTCCTCGCCACCGGCTACCGGTACGCCGAGCCGGAGTTCCTCGCGCCCGTCCGGGACCGGCTGCGCTACGACTCCCGGGGCAACTTCGACATCGGCCGCAACTACGCCGTCGACGTCACCGGCCGGGGCGTGTTCCTGCAGAACGCGGGCGTGCACACGCACAGCGTCACCTCGCCCGACCTCGGCATGGGCGCCTACCGCAACAGCTACCTCATCCGCGAGCTGCTCGGCAGCGAGTACTACCCCGTCGAGAAGACCATCGCGTTCCAGGAGTTCGGCGCATGAACACCGTCACCGGCACCGCCACGGCCCGCGCCACGGCCGCCTCCGCCGACACGGACGCCACCCCCACGGCCGCCGTCGGTCCGCTCTCCTTCCGTCCTCTCGACCCCCTCCGGGACGCCGGGCTGCTGCACCGCTGGGTCACGCACCCCAAAGCCGCGTACTGGATGATGCGGGAGGCGCGACTCGTCGACGTCGAGCGGGCTTACATGGAGATCGCGGCCGACGAGCACCACCACGCGCTGCTCGGCCTGCACGACGGCGAGCCCGCGTTCCTCATGGAGTACTACGACCCCCGCCACCGCGAGCTGGTCGGCCTGTACGAGCCGCAGCCCGGTGACGTCGGCATGCACTTCCTGGTCGCCCCCACCGACCGGCCCGTGCACGGGTTCACGCGCGCCGTCATCACCGCCGTCATGGCCCGTCTCTTCGAGGACCCGGCCGTCGCCCGCGTCGTCGTCGAACCGGACGTGTCCAACGAGGCCGTGCACGCGCTGAACGAGGCCGTCGGGTTCGTGGCCGAGCGGGAGATCCAGAAGCCGGAGAAGCCGGCGCTGCTCAGCTTCTGCACCCGCGAGCAGTTCGCCGCGGCCACGGGGGTGACGGCATGAGCCTCGCCGACGCCGTGTCCCACCTCTCCCCCGAACGCTGGGCTCAGGCCAACCGCCTGCTGGTCCGCAAGGCCCTCGCGGAGTTCGCGCACGAGCGCCTGATCACCCCCGACCTGATCACCCCCGAGAAGCAGGACGGCCGGTACGTCGTCCGAGGCGACGACGGGCTGACGGCCTACCGCTTCACCGCCGTCCGCCGCGCCCTGGACCACTGGCAGGTGGACGCCGGCTCGATCACCCGCACCCGCGACGGGGCCGAACTCCCGCTGGAGGCGTTGGACTTCTTCATCGAGCTGCAGAAGACGCTGGGCCTCAGCGACGCGATCCTGCCGGTCTACCTGGAGGAGATCTCCTCCACCCTCTCCTCCACCTGCTTCAAGCTGACCAAGCCGCAGGTCACGTCGGCGGAACTGGTCAGGAGCGGCTTCCAGGCCATCGAGACCGGGATGACGGAGGGACACCCCTGCTTCGTCGCCAACAACGGGCGGCTCGGCTTCGGCGTCCACGAGTACCTGTCGTACGCCCCGGAGACGGCGAGCCCGGTCCGGCTGGTGTGGCTGGCGGCCCACCGCTCACGGGCCGCGTTCACGGCCGGCGTCGGGATCTCGTACGAGTCGTTCGTGCGCGAGGAACTGGGCGAGGAGACGGTCGAGCGGTTCGACGGGATCCTGCGCGAGCGGAACCTCGACCCGTCGGACCACCTCCTCATCCCCGTCCACCCCTGGCAGTGGTGGAACAAGCTCTCCGTCACCTTCGCGGCCGAGATCGCCCGCGGGAACCTGGTGTGCCTCGGCGAGGGCGACGACGAATACCTGGCGCAGCAGTCCATCCGGACGTTCTTCAACCGCTCCCACCCCGAGAAGCACTACGTGAAGACGGCCCTGTCCGTGCTGAACATGGGCTTCATGCGGGGACTGTCGGCCGCCTACATGGAGGCGACGCCGGCCATCAACGACTGGCTGGCCCAGCTCATCGACAACGACCCGGTGCTGAAGGCGAGCGGCCTGTCGATCATCCGGGAGCGGGCCGCCGTCGGCTACCGGCACCTGGAGTACGAGGCCGCCACTGACCGCCACTCGCCTTACCGCAAGATGCTGGCCGCGCTGTGGCGCGAGAGCCCCGTGACCTCCCTCCGGGACGGCGAGTCGCTCGCGACCATGGCCGCTCTGGTCCACGTCGACCACGAGGGCAGGTCGGCGGCGGGCGCGCTGGTCGAGCAGTCCGGCCTGCGCCCCACCGCATGGCTGCGCGCCTACCTGGAGGCGTACTACACGCCGTTGCTGCACTGTTTCTACGCCTACGACCTGGTGTTCATGCCGCACGGCGAGAACACGATCCTGGTGCTGAAGGACGGGGTGGTGCAGCGGGCGGTCTACAAGGACATCGCCGAGGAGATCGCCGTCCTGGACCCGGACGCGGTGCTGCCGCCCGAGGTCCGGCGCATCCGCGTCGAGGTGCCCGACGACACGAAGCTGCTGTCCGTTTTCACCGACGTCTTCGACTGTTTCTTCCGTTTCCTCGCCGCCGGCCTGGCCGACGAGGGAATCCTGGAGGAGGACGGCTTCTGGCGCACGGTCGCCGAGGTCACCCGCGCCTACCAGGAGGCACACCCCGAACTGGCCGACCGGTTCCGCCAGTACGACCTGTTCGCCCCCGAGTTCGCCCTGTCCTGCCTCAACCGGCTCCAACTGCGCGACAACAGGCAGATGGTGGACCTGGCGGACCCGGCGGGCGCCCTCCAGCTGATCGGCACCCTGGAAAATCCCGTCGCGGGGTTCTGATCGGGCGCGCGGGCGCCCCCGGGTACGGTCCCCGGGGGCGCCCGTCGCCGCGTTTGGAAGAATCCCCCCATGGCGGAAATCATCCAGCGCGACGGAACATGGGTCTTCGACGGCGACGCCCTGCGGCTGACCCCGGGCCGGGACAAGAACGTCAGCCTGCTCCGCCGGACGCTGGGCGAACTCACCGTTCCCCTGGGCGCGTTGGCCGGCGTCTCGTTCGAGCAGGGCAAGAAGACCGGACGGCTCAGGCTTCGGCTGCGCGACGGCGCGGACCCCCTGCTGCACGCGACCGGCGGCCGGCTGACCGAACCGCACGACCCCTACCAGCTGACCGTCGAGTCCGACCGGTACGGCGTCGCCGAATACCTCGTGGACGAGGTGCGCCGGGCGCTGCTGCTCGACGGGGTCCCGGCCGGCCCGGTCCACGCCTATCTACTGCCCGGCCCCTCCGTGCCCCTGTCGGTCTCCGCCGGGGACGGCACCGCGGGCTTCGACGGTGAGCGGGTGCGCCTGGAGTGGAACTGGAAGACGGAGGAGTCCAAGTCCTCGGGCGGCGCCCGCAGTATCGGCGTCGCCGAGATCGAGGGCGTGGAGTGGCAGCCCGCGGTCGGTCTCGAGAACGGTTGCCTGCGTTTCCGGCTGCGGCACGCGCCGACGAAGGCGCCGGCCAAGTACGACCCCAACGCCGTGGAACTGTGGGGGTTCAAGAAGGACCCCCTGATGGCGCTCGTCGCCGCTGCCGTGCAGGCCCGGCTGCCCCACCCGGCCGCCGCCCCCGAGAACGCGCTGCCGCCGTCCACATCGTCCATGTCCTCCACGTCGTCGGCGTCGTCCGTGTCGTCCGTGTCGTCCGCGCCGGGCCTGCCGCCGGGGGCCGTGCCCTCGCCCGCGCCCGGCCCGGACCACGACGCCCTGCTGCGCCGACTGCGCGAGCTCGGCGAGCTGCACCGCGACGGCGTGCTGACGGACGACGAGTTCGCGCTGGCCAAGCAGGCGGTCCTGCACCGCATGTGACGCTCATAACACATCCCACGTTCCGCCAGGGGCTCCTCGCCCCACACCTGCCCGAAACCGGGCAGGTTTCTTGCGAAACCGGCTCTGGTACCCCAGGATCTACCGGGTGCACGACGAACTTGTTGATCACCTGACGCGTTCCACGCCCCTCCAGCGGGGCGAGGCGCTGCGGGTGATCCAGGATGTGCTCGCCTACTTCGACGAGACGACCGAGAACTACGTCCGTCGCCGCCACCGCGAGCTCCAGGCCCAGGGTCTGGTGAACGCGGAGATCTTCGGACAGATCGAGGCGGACCTGAAATACCGGGCGGTCGCACCGCCGGAGCTCTCGCTCCGACAGCTGCGGCGCATCGTCTACGGCTGATCGAAAGCTTGGGGATACCCTTATATGTGCGGAATCGTCGGATACATCGGCAAGCGCGACGTCGCGCCCCTGCTGCTGGAGGGACTGCAGCGCCTGGAGTACCGCGGGTACGACTCGGCGGGCATCGTCGTCACCTCCCCGAAGACGGCCGGCCTGAAGATGGTCAAGGCCAAGGGCCGGGTCCGTGACCTGGAGGCCAAGGTCCCGGCGCGCTTCAAGGGCACGACCGGCATCGCGCACACCCGCTGGGCCACCCACGGCGCCCCGTCCGACGTGAACGCCCACCCGCACATGTCGGCCGACCTCAAGGTCGCCGTCGTCCACAACGGCATCGTGGACAACGCCTCCGACCTGCGCAGGAAGCTCGAGGCCGACGGCGTCGAGTTCCTCTCCGAGACGGACACCGAGGTGCTCGTCCACCTCATCGCCCGCTCCCAGGCCGACAAGCTCGAGGACAAGGTCCGCGAGGCGCTGCGCGTGGTCGAGGGCACCTACGGCATCGCCGTCATGCACGCCGACTTCAACGACCGCATCGTCGTGGCCCGCAACGGCTCGCCGGTCGTCCTCGGCATCGGCGAGAAGGAGATGTTCGTCGCCTCGGACATCGCCGCGCTGGTCGCCCACACCCGTCAGATAGTCACCCTCGACGACGGCGAGATGGCCACCCTCAAGGCCGACGACTTCCGCACGTACACCACCGAGGGCACCCGCACCACGGCCGAGCCGACGACCGTCGAGTGGGAGGCCGCCTCCTACGACATGGGCGGCCACGACACCTACATGCACAAGGAGATCCACGAGCAGGCCGACGCCGTGGACCGCGTGCTGCGCGGCCGCATCGACGACCGCTTCTCCACCGTGCACCTCGGCGGCCTCAACCTGGACGCCCGCGAGGCTCGCCAGATCCGCCGCGTCAAGATCCTCGGCTGCGGCACCTCGTACCACGCGGGCATGATCGGCGCCCAGATGATCGAGGAGCTGGCCCGCATCCCCGCGGACGCCGAGCCCGCCTCCGAGTTCCGCTACCGCAACGCGGTCGTGGACCCCGACACCCTGTACATCGCCGTCTCGCAGTCCGGTGAGACGTACGACGTGCTGGCCGCCGTGCAGGAACTGAAGCGCAAGGGCGCCCGGGTGCTGGGCATGGTCAACGTGGTCGGCTCGGCGATCGCCCGCGAGGCGGACGGCGGCGTGTACGTGCACGCGGGCCCCGAGGTCTGCGTCGTCTCGACGAAGTGCTTCACCAACACCACCGTGGCGTTCGCGCTGCTCGCCCTGCACCTGGGCCGCACCCGCGACCTGTCGGTGCGCGACGGCAAGCGGATCATCGAGGGGCTGCGCAAGCTGCCGGGCCAGATCGCGGAGATCCTCTCCCAGGAGGAGGAGATCAAGAAGCTGGCCGAGGAGTTCGCCGAGGCCCGCTCGATGCTCTTCATCGGCCGCGTCCGGGGCTACCCGGTGGCCCGTGAGGCCTCCCTGAAGCTGAAGGAGGTCTCGTACATCCACGCCGAGGCCTACCCGGCCTCCGAGCTCAAGCACGGCCCGCTGGCCCTCATCGAGCCCGCCCTGCCGACGGTCGCGATCGTCCCGAACGACGACCTGCTGGAGAAGAACCGCGCGGCACTGGAGGAGATCAAGGCCCGCAGCGGCCGGATCCTCGCGGTGGCCCACGAGTGCCAGGAGAAGGCCGACCAGACGATCGTCGTCCCGAAGAACGAGGACGAGCTCGACCCGATCCTGATGGGCATCCCGCTCCAGCTCCTCGCCTACTACACGGCGAAGGCGCTCGGCCGGGACATCGACAAGCCCCGCAACCTCGCCAAGTCGGTGACGGTCGAGTAGCCGAGCCGAACCCGACCACGAACCCGGACACGAACCCGGGCCCGGACCCCGAGCGGCCCCCCGCGTGCGCCACCTGCACGCGGGGGGCCGTTCTCGCGCCGGGGACGCCCGCATCCCCGGCGCCGGCTGCCGGTCAGCCCGCGGCCGTCACTCCGGGGCGGGCAGCGCGTCGGGAGAACGCGGTGGGCCAGTGGGCCAGCGCCGCCGTCGCCGCGTACCAGGCGACCGCGCCCGCCGCGACGGCGAACCAGCCGCCCGCCTTGGTGAGACCGTCGCTGTCGGCGAACCGGGCGACGGCCATCAGCACCAGCCCGGCGCAGAACAACCCGTAGGCGCCCTGGCCGAGTTGGTCGCCGCCGGCGAGGGTCAGCGAGAGCGCCACGAGGGCGAACAGGAGCAGGAAGAGCCCCGCCGCGTTGTCGGAGATCTGGGTTCCGGCGGAGACGGCCCAGGTGAACCAGAAGGCGCCGAGGACGGTGTAGGCGGTGCCGGTGGCCGAGTCACGGTCCCGGAGGGCGAACAGGCCGGCGACGAACAGTGCGACGCCGCCGATGTAGTGGGCGATCGATACGGCGTCCGCAGCCGTCACACCGTCGATGAGGTCGGTGTACCCGAGGCCGAAGGCCAACAGGGTGACACCCAGGGCGAGTCGGCCGGCGATCGTGGTGGTGCTGCTTCCCGCAGAGACGTCGTTGTCCACGGCGGGGCTCCCTTCAGGCATGTGCAGTTGTGTGAGCGATATATGCCCTTCACAAAGGCACAAACACCCCTACGCGTCAGTAGTTTCGCGCTGCGCGACACAAGGGGCGGGGGTACGGCCGGGGGTACCCACATCTCATCTCACCTGGGAGAAGGGCGAGTTACGGAATGACAACGACGGGTCGCTTCGCCCGCTTCGCGAGCCGCCCCGCGACGGAGCCGAAGATCCGCCCGACGAGGCCGTGCGTCGAGCCGACGACGATCGCGTCGGCCTCGTACTCCCGCCCCACCTCTTCGAGTTCGTGGCAGATGTCACCGCCGCGCTCGACCAGGATCCACGGCACCTCGGCGAGGTAGTCCGCGCACGCCAACTCCAGACCGAGCACCTCGGTGCGATGGTCCGGCACGTCGACGAAGACCGGCGGCTCACAGCCGGCCCACACCGTGGTGGGCAGCCGGTTGGCGACATGGACGATGATCAGCCCCGAGCCGGAGCGATGCGCCATGCCGATGGCGTACGCGAGAGCGCGCTCGCTGGACGTGGAGCCGTCGAAGCCGACGACCACGCCGTGCTTGAAGGCGGGATCGCAGGAATGACGTGCTTGTTCCGCCGCCAGGGGCTCGGCCGCCGTGGGATCGGCGACGGGCCGCTTACGGTCCGCTGGTTCGAAGAATTCGTGACCGGCCATGGCTGTCTCGGCGTATCGATCCTTATACGGGTGCGACGGCGGTGAGCGGCGGAGCTGTCCGGGAACGGTCTTCCCAACCCCGTACCCCCAAGGGTACGGCGGCACGCCTCCTGGGCCCAGAGCCCGCACACCCTCGGTGGGGGTTCCAGGGAGCATGCACGAGCGGACGCCCGTAACGCAATGGTTGCTGCCCCGTACAGGCGGTTTGCACAGAGTTCGCTCGCACCGGACGCGCCGCGGCAGTGACCGACGGCTCGAGCAGGCGTTGAACCCCTTGCACCGCCGCCCGCCCCACCGCCACCCGCCCCACCAACACCGGCCCCACGACCGGCCGCCCGCCCCACGACCGGCCGCCCGCCCGCCGCCGGCCACCCACGACCCGATCACCCGCCCGCCCCGCCTCCGACCGCCCCTCGTCCCGCTCTCCAGTCACGCCACCGCCGACCGCCAGTCACCCCGCCGCAGCCACCCCGCCGCCAGTCGCCAGTAGCCCGTCGCCCCGCCGTCCGGGAAGGAGCCCGCCCCGTGCCGTCGCCCCGCGTCCGCCCCGAGAACCGCCCCGGCGACGACCGGACCACCGACCTGATCCGCTGGGCGGCCTTCACCTGCGTCCTCGTCCCGGTGATCCTTCTCTGGTACGGGACGTCACTGGCCGGCACGACCGGAACCGCCGTCGGCCTCGCCGCCGTCACGGCCGTCTGCCGGCTGCTGCTGCGCCGGTCGGAGCGGTATCCGGCCCGGTCGCTCGCCGAGGAACAGGCGCCGCAGGCACACCACCGCGGGCGCCGCCAGCGGGCCGGATCGGGGTCGCACCGTGGCGGTCGTCACTCCGGGGGAAACTCACCGGTCGGTTGACCGGTTTTCACACATGGACCCGATTCTTTTCAGCCAACTTCCGGTCCGTGCGCTTCTCTTGCCGTAACTACCCCCCACCCCCCGTTCCACCTGCACGGAAAGGGTCTTCGGGGCCCTGCGCACCCTACGGGGATTGGCCACCACACCGAGGCGCACTTCCCTGCACGGCCCACGAGTGCAACGCTTCGTGATCGAATGCTTCACGCCAAGTTGCCATGTCGACAATCCGCCGGGTGGTGAACTGGCCACGCCGGCATTGTGCGACACGTTAGATTCGATCTTGACTGTCTACGGCGGGGGACTCGTGCAGGACCGAGGGGAAACGTGCAGGAGCGACAAGCCCGACAAGTTAGGGGCGCCGCGACCACCGAGGGGGGCTTAGCAGGATGAGCCACGACTCCACTGCCGCGCCGGAAGCCGCGGCCCGGAAGCTCTCCGGGCGACGCCGCAAGGAGATCGTCGCGGTGCTGCTGTTCAGCGGCGGCCCCATTTTCGAGAGTTCCATTCCGCTGTCGGTGTTCGGGATTGACCGCCAGGACGCCGGCGTGCCGCGCTACCGCTTGCTGGTGTGCGGCGGCGAAGAAGGCCCGCTGCGGACCACA
It includes:
- the desA gene encoding lysine decarboxylase DesA, which produces MRSHLLNDTTAERYRRSVTEGVERVAAKLATIQRPFTGITVDDLAPRIDAVDLDRPLGDTTAVLDELEEVYLRDAVYFHHPRYLAHLNCPVVIPAVLGEAVLSAVNSSLDTWDQSAGGTLIERKLIDWTTARIGLGPAADGVFTSGGSQSNLQALLLAREEAKSDSPARLRVFASDVGHFSVKKSAKLLGLEPDAVVSVPVDHDKRMQTVALARELERCERAGLVPMAVVATAGTTDFGSIDPLPEIAELCRQFGAWMHVDAAYGCGLLASVKHRNRIDGIERADSVTVDYHKSFFQPVSSSAVLVRDAATLRHATYHAEYLNPRRMVDERIPNQVDKSLQTTRRFDALKLWMTLRTMGADGIGRLFDEVCDLAAEGFDLLAADPRYDVVVQPSLSTLVFRYIPAAVTDPAAIDRANLYARKALFASGDAVVAGTKVGARNYLKFTLLNPETTTDDIGAVLDLIAGHAEQYLGDSLDRAS
- a CDS encoding ABC transporter substrate-binding protein — its product is MSNVRAARLSRRGILAAGGALGLGAALAACGDEDATATGSGSPASASAKSGPWSFKDDRGTTVKLDAIPANIVAFTGVAAALFDYGIQVKGVFGPTKTAAGKADVQAGDMDVSKVTVLGNVWDEFNVEKYAALAPDVLISTTFDSAGTLWYVPEASKDKIAKLAPSVAVSVYDRQLTAPLQRMWELAESLGADMTATAVTDAKKKFEAAAARLRAAAKAKPDIKVMAGSASAELFYVSGTDLSVDLEYFKSLGVNFVEPPESAKAQGGGWYESLSWENVDKYPADIIMMDDRSSTIQPADITEATWKKLPAVKAGQVIARSPEPILSYDKCVPLLDDLAAALEKAKKVS
- a CDS encoding GNAT family N-acetyltransferase; the protein is MNTVTGTATARATAASADTDATPTAAVGPLSFRPLDPLRDAGLLHRWVTHPKAAYWMMREARLVDVERAYMEIAADEHHHALLGLHDGEPAFLMEYYDPRHRELVGLYEPQPGDVGMHFLVAPTDRPVHGFTRAVITAVMARLFEDPAVARVVVEPDVSNEAVHALNEAVGFVAEREIQKPEKPALLSFCTREQFAAATGVTA
- a CDS encoding lysine N(6)-hydroxylase/L-ornithine N(5)-oxygenase family protein; this translates as MTALPEPEPAPVTQIHDFVGIGLGPFNLGLACLTEPIDALDGVFLESKPHFEWHSGMFLDGAHLQTPFMSDLVTLADPTSPFSFLNYLKEKGRLYSFYIRENFYPLRVEYDDYCRWAADQLSSVRFSTTVAEVTYEDELYVVRTTAGEEFRARHLVLGTGTPPYVPEVCAGLGGDFTHNSRYLQHRAELQKKESITLVGSGQSAAEIYYDLLSEIDVHGYRLNWVTRSPRFFPLEYTKLTLEMTSPEYADYFRELPEQTRYRLTAEQKGLFKGIAGDLVDEIFDLLYQKNLGGPVPTRLLTNSSLTGASYADGAYTLSFRQEEQGKDFELTSQGLVLATGYRYAEPEFLAPVRDRLRYDSRGNFDIGRNYAVDVTGRGVFLQNAGVHTHSVTSPDLGMGAYRNSYLIRELLGSEYYPVEKTIAFQEFGA
- a CDS encoding siderophore-interacting protein encodes the protein MTTAVAAPFRFFSLRVVRTGRPGSSLVRVTFAGEDLEHFLSDGRDQSLSLFLPHPGQDAPAVPYGLGEGWWQAWRELPDGVRAVMRSYTLRALRRDALGRTREIDIDFVLHTPAGPASAWASRAAAGDRVVLLGPAVADNRAIRFRPPHDTDLVLLWGDESALPAVASILESLPAGQRARVWLETHDAGNVRELATAADAEVTWSVGEGSVDAVRAARLPAATRPYVWIAGESGCVKALRRHFVQERGIDRRRVTFVGYWRQGMSEEQLREAE